The Chitinivibrionales bacterium genome includes the window GATACAGAATGATTTTCCCATTGGACCGCACCCTTTTAAATCGGTAGGGGAAAAAATCGATCTGGGAGAACAGGAGGTCATAGCCCGGGTACGAAAACTCAAAGATGACGGCATTATACGAAGACTCGGGATATCGCTGTCCCCCCAAAAGGCAGGGTATACAACAACGCTGGTAGCGACAAAGGTCGATTTTGCAAAGCTGGATGAGGTTACTCGTTGTATCAACGCCTATCCGCATATCACCCATAACTATCTTCGGGATGATGACCTCAATGTCTGGTTCACGGTTATTGCCGAAGACCGGTTCGAGATCGAAAATATTCTTTCGGAAATTTCCTCCCGTGACGGTATCGAAGAGCTTCTGGAGCTTCCTGCGCTCAATGTTTTCAAATTGAATGTCTCGTTTTCATACGATGAGGAACAGGGGAAAAATGACCGGCAGTGATAAAAAAATATTAGCACTCTTACAGAAGGGTTTCCCGATCTGCGAGAATCCCTATCAAAAACTAGCTGAAGAGGCCGGGATTACCGAAAATGAGCTGCTCGAAAAAATAGAAGGATGGAAACAGGAGGGGCTGATCAGAAAAATAG containing:
- a CDS encoding AsnC family transcriptional regulator, whose product is MEERVLFFFKHSILLAPRAGSLSPLNRNLKTTMDIIDKKILNLIQNDFPIGPHPFKSVGEKIDLGEQEVIARVRKLKDDGIIRRLGISLSPQKAGYTTTLVATKVDFAKLDEVTRCINAYPHITHNYLRDDDLNVWFTVIAEDRFEIENILSEISSRDGIEELLELPALNVFKLNVSFSYDEEQGKNDRQ